A window of Glycine soja cultivar W05 chromosome 13, ASM419377v2, whole genome shotgun sequence genomic DNA:
AATCTAGAAGGGTTTGTATTTGGAGGAAATTCATTTTTTGCATGTGCCTTGGAGTTTGGAACACTTTGTTTATGGTTGCAAAAGTTTGGCTTTTTGGTAGGCTTGAATGAGAACAACCCAGCTGAGAATATGTGTTCTCCTTGCTTCATTGCCTTAAGACTCACTAGAGAAGAGGTAGCAAGTGAGGCCACAGAACAATGTGGCTCACTGCTACTTATCAATTTGAAAGTGCATCCCTTGATTCTCTTTGCATGTTTCCACACTTTGAATGGTAGCTTCACTTTGAATTCACCATGATAATTTGTCTTCACTTCTTTCTTGAAACTTGGTACTGATTTCCCAAATTTGCATTCTACAGCTACTGCGGCACCTGCAcatcacaaaataaaacataagtcaaAAAGTTCAAATAACACCTTAAGGGGATATGATGCGATGTGAAACTAAAACATGCAATCAGTAAGCAAAGCAAAATGGACCTGAAATGAAATGGTTTCTCGTAGAGAAATTCTGTTGAAAACATGTGTCACAATAGACACTGCCAACCACAACAGCAGAAAGAAGCTTCTTGTCATGGCTAGCCTCTAAAAGACTAGCATATATGAGACTGAGAAACAGAATTACAAGAAACCAACACATATTCTAATGATTATTGTTTCAACAACTGCGTATGAGTGAGAGTGAAGAAGGCCAAGTGGTGATGGTATAAATAGTGGGTCTGCCATCAACTAGTGTAGGTGAAAAAGAGACATTCAATtgtattttcaacttttttccCCCCTAAAAAAACATAGTTAAAAGTTTAGCATGTTACTATTGacttttgatttaaaattggtAAGTTTAACatagtaattaatttataaattccaATGGCATATTTATTGAATTGTattttcaactttattttttctttctaaaatagtCTAACATGTtactattgaattttgtttcaaaattggtaagtttaaaatattaattaatttatagattTCAATAGCATACATTAAttctaaaatcatatttatattaatgtgataaattaattattaaaaataattattaatatattatttgatatattaaaatttattttatttataaaatattatattatattaattttggaaaaaagaaaatgataagtctaacatattaattaattaattgattaatgtatatcaataacatatattaattataaaattattctcctTCAATCCGAAAATATGTgttattgtaaattattttacggATGAAtctatttaaactttaaaaattaattttaaaataaatatttttttaaaaggaaatagAATTTGCttctaaaaaagtaaaaattgtttattttaagtaaaaacagTTTACATAAACAtatcagaaaacaaaaaaaaaaacttcttattttattttaaaaaacacttatttttaaaaaataaacttaaacaaaCTCACCTTACGTACCAATAAatgctaataaataaataaaagataatagtgATTTTAGAAACTAACCTTaacattaatattacattaaaaaaattacagaaacACTTATTAGagtattagagaaaaaaaataattgatattacATTAAGTCAAACTTAGTTGcgacatatttttcttaaatatgacacttattttaaaaagagaatatcttattaatataaaatatgattttgatataatattataatttatatatcttattaatataaaatatgattttaatataaGCTATGTATTATATTAGCAgatattatttaaatcattatcaACTTacctttttcaaaatcaaaaaatcCAACTGATTgagtataatatataaattattataaattctcttttatttatcttcaattcctagagataaaataaaatttaccttTTAAAAAAGCTTCCACTCTTCAAAATAGTTTAATGTGTCATGTTGACCGTTctgattaatattaatatatttaatgatgttaatataattcatcatcaataataaatattattaacgaAAAAACTGACCGTTCTTCTAAATAATACAATGTTGTATGTTGACTATTCATATTAGtatgaaaatttattaatacaatattaatcatatattttacattttaataaatattatttgtgattcatttatattattaactaaataaCTAGTCTTTACCCCAGCCCCTTCGATGAACGGAAGGTTTTATGTTAGACAtagattataattattatttaaattacaatgatttaattggttttaaattttttatttgaaaaactagAATTTCTTAactgaattatttttatgatataatattttttattttttgttttataattatttagatgaaacaatttattatatataaaaaaatattattttaaatcatataataaatgaatgtataataaccaataaataaatgcatgaaatcaaaaatttattaagtagACCATTAAAGTTCCTTATCCTTTCACCAATAATAAATGTCTAactaattaatatgatttattagaaaatgagtactaaaataactaaaaatgaatTGTCTAAAGTGTCcttattaaaggaaaaaaaagacactaaaattttcttactttaaattataaattataaaagatatagaataatatcttataattaatatatgacTCAAATATGTTTTCAGTTCTTAATAAGCatctaaattttatgtttgttccctaataaatattttcttttcattaagttcctaataaaataatttctttttggtCCCTAATAAAAGTgtcaagaactaaaaataaaattattattttattaggaagcaaatactataaaaaaattattagatagcAAACACaaaatgttaatatttattaggatcacaaattaacatattttagccttaatatatattgataaataatattttttttaatgaagctAGGTATACAAAGCACTAAGGTAACCCCAAAGATCCCAACTAGGTTAGCCCCTAAAGACCTTCTCATCACACGCTACAACACCaagtattattaataataaaaaggcTTTAATATATTGGTGCTCCCTAATATATATCTGAATATTAATTTATGGCATCATTttgaagatggatatgaattTGGGGTACCTCATCTCTCACCAGATCTCTCTTACTGCACAACATGATACATCCAGACTTGGATTCCCTACCTTGATCACAGCTCTATACAAGGCTAGAGGAGTCTAATCAGATTCTAGATCCCTGGAGAAATTGAGCCCTGCCATTAACTTGAcatatattaagaagaactgttggaatcttgatgatccAACAGTGACATTTAGAGGGCCAAGAAAGGCCAGAGGTAAGAGATCAGAGGTCCCCACTACTTCAGCACCACCAGAGACaacagattcttcttcttccacagcTCCAGTACCTCCCATTCAGACTCAAGCTATTCCTCTTGCATCTACACAGTTACCACTTCTAGCTCCTTTATCTGTAGGACCTTTAGATTTTTCATTTACACCATAAATGCTTCATTCCATGCTCTAGAGCTTACACAGGGGGTAGTCCATTATCATGCAGAGCCTTTAGGGCTTGGGCTTGCCATCCATCATGAGCATGGATGAGTTTGATGCGCATGTGGCCTAGCTAGGAGCCCAGCCTTCACCTTCTGGAAGAGGTGGGGCCTCTGCAGCCCAGGAGCCTGAACCAGAAAAGCCAGCAGCAACAGTAGCAAAAGGGGAGGATGAGCTCACTCCTCATGAGCCCTTCTATTTTGATGCAGGTGTACACATGGCTCAAGAGGAGGAGACTGTCATAGACTAGATTCCAAAGCCATCCCCAGCAGCCATACTTGATGATGCCATACCATCCACACCAGCATCTGAGCTAGAGTAGCCTATCCCTCAGGATTCACCAGCTACTCAGATGTTGGATCTTAATGAGCATGCAAAGAAGCAACCACAGGAGAAGGACATTTAAATTTGTGCATTTTgaacattttagtttatttaagttattttatgatttatgttcagtcatttaaatttcaatttgtatgtttcaattctttaaatttcaagttatttaaatttcagtaCTTTGAGTTGTTTGCTTGTACAAAAAGCGTGTTTGAACAGTGAATTGGTTGAAATTGATATGCAGTGGATTGTTTTgtatgaaatgagtgtttgaGAATGATTTGAATGAGCAACTATATGATTTGAGTGGATTGGAATGATTAGataattgttttgatcaagcttgCAGCATGTCATACAATAATTTCGTCCGTGGACCATTATTTGTTGGCATGtgaccttcgcttgaccacctcaaaatgtttaacacccatcgttgtgtaatccgtaaagtcTCGCAACATTTCGGAAATCAAAACAAGcattattgcgcaatccgtaaagatCCGCAACATTCCGAaagtcaaaaagagcattgttgcgtagtccataaagtttcgcaacattccgaaaagaaaatgggtgtcgttacgtaatccataaagttccgtaacgtttcggaaaggaaacaataaaaaaacacaaaagggggtgtatttagtaaaatagggggtgcaaatagcaattatcAAATCTGGGCAGAGGATTCTGGGCATTTTCTTGCTTAAACTGGAAGCAAACTAGCTCGCTTGGGTGAGCCGAGtacgcctgggtgagctgggcggcaaccacctcccccattttgttaaaaaatggttttGGGGCTTTCGgaacttccgtaaaattcccataatcctaaataagcatatttcacttaatatgggtgagaaggaagagaaaaagaagaaagtcaagtcctatatgcttccgtaactttttcgtaaaatacgaaaaaagggggtgaactaatcgagatgggggtgcaaataacaattttcaaattttcaaatttgggccttccagaacattttggaagctgggttacttaaggaggaagcaacccagctcgcctcgCGAGCTAGgcagcaacctcctccccccttTTCCTATTAATAGGCGAAGGGAGGCTGTTCCAAATGGTCCTTaacccccttggctatgcatttcagcatTTATGggtgaaaaaattgtttctgtgaagaaaattgAAGGCGAGGTGCTTTCGTAATGCTTCCGAGACAtttccgtgagcaaatccgtgaaggttttctgtcgttcttcactgttcttcatccgttcttcgttcttcaaccggtaagttttcgaattcgagactttcaattcatttcttgttttgttggctttcatctttatttcgttcacttttagttttcttttcttccgtttttaacgagctttaaccgatcatttAGGCCGTTATcttgcctaataaatgataaaatgaatttcaactgattatttgcattgtaatttcgtttaatcactgttaaagcaaaatctaaccaaTCGTTTACATTGTAACCacgattaaaccaaaaaagggcaaaataataataaaataatcaaaatatcttgaaaaaataataataaaataataaaaatatctttaaataaaataatcaaaaaatcaatcagacgtttttctttggaagtttccttgaataaattgactaataaccaaagtgaaactaaggttaaaatcaactcacaaatcaagctttgtccgcaaaaatcactaaaaaccgttttaaggtccaacgccttgaatgGTACTCTTTgattttatcggttaacatggaccgttcaaaagcataaaatcaacatgtaactttattgctttagctagaactacgtaggtctaa
This region includes:
- the LOC114381950 gene encoding proline-rich protein 4-like, which encodes MCWFLVILFLSLIYASLLEASHDKKLLSAVVVGSVYCDTCFQQNFSTRNHFISGAAVAVECKFGKSVPSFKKEVKTNYHGEFKVKLPFKVWKHAKRIKGCTFKLISSSEPHCSVASLATSSLVSLKAMKQGEHIFSAGLFSFKPTKKPNFCNHKQSVPNSKAHAKNEFPPNTNPSRLDKKLAEDTFFPFPPIPFLPPIPFLPPIQFPPIPFLPPIPFLPPNPFLPPTPFLPPQVPNPLQPLSPPPLFPPV